A genomic region of Palaemon carinicauda isolate YSFRI2023 chromosome 11, ASM3689809v2, whole genome shotgun sequence contains the following coding sequences:
- the LOC137649354 gene encoding uncharacterized protein — MLQLTNDTSEAAIKALATYFALQVNEFFKKYQFTAQAYQKEHESFNAFVTRLRNLAVSCEFLELENVIIDQVIAYCTSQELRKKLLQDKDLTLEKVLIIGRALETSNWQSNIIGNFISNRMETSKITKIGSKLKDNDNQRNDTSKLSHRKLPNSNAHKYQNQTYMQKQQEKPKCYRCGKTDHIAYEARKYPATGQTCQNCRKTGDFSMFVDFLNST; from the coding sequence ATGCTACAACTTACCaatgacactagtgaagctgcgattaaggctcttGCCACATATTTTGCCCTTCAGGTCAATGAATTTTTTAAaaagtatcaatttacagcacaggcatatcagaaagaacaTGAAAGTTTcaatgcatttgtgactagacttaggaatttagctgtttcatgtgaatttctagagttagaaaatgttatcatagatcaggtTATTGcctattgcacatcacaagagctaagaaagaaattattgcaagataaagatttaacactagagaaggtattgattataggcagagctctagaaacatcaaattggcaaagtaatataataggtaattttataagcaatagaatggaaaCTTCTAAAATTACtaagataggctcaaagttgaaagacaatgataATCAGAGAAACGATACgtcaaagcttagtcataggaaattgccgaactctaatgctcacaaatatcagaatcagacctatatgcAGAAGCAACAagaaaaacccaaatgctataggtgtggtaaaactgatcatattGCATATGAAGCAAGGAAATACCCTGCAACAGGACAAActtgccagaattgtagaaagactgGAGATTTTTCAAtgtttgtagatttcctaaacagtacgtaA